The DNA region TTTGGCATTGACTTGCCCCTATAATCTTTATGGATTGACAGGATCTTCTTCAACACCAGGTCGCCTTCTTGGAACACTCTAGGActaaccttcttgtcaaatgctttcttgAGACGCCTCTAATAGAGTTGACCATGACATAATAATTTTAAGCGCTTCTCTTCAATAAGGTTGAACCCATTCCTCCTTGTCTAACttagcctccatcaagactctcatcgaggggatTTCAACTTCTATAGGGAGgactgcttccatgccatagacaAAGGAATACGGGATTTCCCTATCGAAGTACGTACTGATGTATGATAGCCATGCAACTCAAAaggtagcatttcgtgccaatccttatatgtgaccaccattttctgaatgaccttcttgatatttttgtttgCAGCTTAAATAACTTCATTCATCTTGGGCCGGTATAGTGATGAGTTATGGTGTTCAATTTTGAATGTTGCACACAAATCCTCTATTGTTTTATTGTTGAGGttggacccattatcagtgatgattttaTTGGGGACCCCGTATCGGCATATGATGTTGTTCTTCAAGAAgcgggcaaccacttgcttggtgaCATTGGCATAAGATGaggcttcgacccatttggtgaagtaatctATGGAAACCAGTATAAACATATATTAATTAGATGCTTTAGGTTAAATCATCCCAATCATGCCAATTCCGCACATAGAGAGAGGACATGGTGATACTATGATATTTAGAGGGGTAggtggtacgtgcaccttgtATGCGTATATCTAGCACTTGTAGCATGTTTTGGCATAATGATAATAGTCAACTTCCATTGTTAGCCAGTAGTAACCTGCCCTCAGAATTTTTTTTTCCATCGCATGTCCACCTGCATGAGTGTCGAAGGATCCTTCATGTATATCCTTCATGAGTTGATTAGCTTCATATTTGTCCACATGTCTGAGAATGATCATGTCATAATTCCGCTTATATATCACATCTCTATTTAGGAAGAACTTTGATGTCAATCTCCGTATAGTCCCTTTGTCAAGGCTAGAAGCATCTGCCAGATATTCTTGTTTCTCAAGATAGtgtttgatatcaaagaaccagggtttTCCATCTGATTCTTCTGCTATTGTTAAGCAATGAGCAGGTTCGTCAAAACTTCTGATTTCAATATTAGGATGATGGTTAGGCCATATCAACTTGTACATGGATTCCAGAGTTGCCAAAGCGTCTTCCATatgattctcttctcgaggaatatgggAAAAAGTGATTTGGTCAAATTTCGGGAGCAACTTCATCACATGATTCCGATATTGAATTAGATTAGCATGTCTCGTTTCCCAATCACCCCTAATTTTATGTATCACTAAATATACTTCAAGGACTTTAATCGTTAACTCAATTTCCTCCTCTAGTCCcagtatgcaagcttcatactcaaccatgtTGTTTGTACAAGTGAAGCAAAGCTTTGTTGTGAATGGTAGGTGAAAATTCTTGGGAGACATTAATACTGCCCCAACTTCATGTCTTGTAGCATTTGAAGCACCATCAAACATGAGAGTCCATCGATCCCCTGATTCGGGTCCTTCGTCAGGTCCAAGGATCTCATATTCTTTGACAACCATAATGGGTAtgggaaatcaaacttcaaaGGTTGGTAATCCTCCATCGGATGGTGAGCAAGATGGTATACACACTACCCTTTATGGCCTTTTGTGCGACATATTGGATGTCGTATTatgataataacatctgccatCGGGCAATCCTACCGGCGAGGTCTGTTttttcaaatatgtacttgatggggTCCATCCTgaatatcaaccaagtggtgtgagtcagcatgtattgtctgAGACATTTAGAAGTCTGCGCAAGCGCACAATAAGTCTTTTCGAGCAATGAGTATCTGGTCTCACAGTCGttaaacttcttgctcagataatagatggcatgttctttcttaccagtttcatcttgctgcCCTAACACACAACCCATAGACTCATTGAGTACTTTTAAGTACATGATGAGAGGCCTTCCTTGGACATGATGCATCAAAATTGGTGTTTCTTGTATGTATTCTTTGACCTTGTCAAAAGCTgcttggcaatcatcatttcACTCAATTGCTTAATCTTTcctcagaagcttgaatattgggTTACATGTGGCAGTGAGATGTGAAATAAATCTGGAGATGTAATTTAATCTCCCTATAAATCCATGAACTTCTTTCTCGGTCTTTGGCACAAACATGTTTTAAATAGCCCCGACCTTATTAGGATCCACCTCAATTCCTTTCTGGCTTACAATAATGCCCAAAAGCTTTCCAGATCGAACCCCAAACGTACATTTATTAGGGTTAAGTCTCAATATAAACTTCCTTAGTCGAGCAAACAATTTTTGCAGATTGATAATCTATTCCTCTTCAGTTTGGGATTTGccaatcatatcatcaacatatacttcgatctctttatgaatcatgtcatgaaagagagtcaccatggcacgttgatatgttgccccaacattctttaaaccaaaaggtATCACCTTATAGTAGAAagttccccaaggggtgatgaatgtaGTTTTCTCATTGTCCTCCGGATCCATCTTAATCCGGTTATATCCGGAAAAACCACCCATGAAAGAAAATATtgagaactga from Lathyrus oleraceus cultivar Zhongwan6 chromosome 1, CAAS_Psat_ZW6_1.0, whole genome shotgun sequence includes:
- the LOC127096090 gene encoding uncharacterized protein LOC127096090; this encodes MVVKEYEILGPDEGPESGDRWTLMFDGASNATRHEVGAVLMSPKNFHLPFTTKLCFTCTNNMVEYEACILGLEEEIELTIKVLEVYLVIHKIRGDWETRHANLIQYRNHVMKLLPKFDQITFSHIPREENHMEDALATLESMYKLIWPNHHPNIEIRSFDEPAHCLTIAEESDGKPWFFDIKHYLEKQEYLADASSLDKGTIRRLTSKFFLNRDVIYKRNYDMIILRHVDKYEANQLMKDIHEGSFDTHAGGHAMEKKILRAGYYWLTMEVDYYHYAKTCYKC